AGATCCTCTACCGCGGCGAGGACATCACCCACGCCCGCCCGGCGGAGGTGGCGCGGCGCGGCCTGGTCCGCTCCTTCCAGATCTCGGCCGTCTTCCCCAACCTGACGGTGCTGGAGAACGTGCGGGTGGCGCTGCAGCGGAAGCTCGGCACCTCCTTCCACTTCTGGCAGAGCGAGCGCTCGCTGGACGCGCTCGACGAGCGCGCCACCGAGCTCCTCGCGCAGGTGGACCTGGCCTCGCACCGCGAGCTCCTGGCGGTGGAGCTGCCCTACGGCCGCAAGCGCGCGCTCGAGCTCGCCACCACGCTCGCGCTGGAGCCGGAGCTGCTCCTGCTCGACGAGCCGACGCAGGGGATGGGGCACGAGGACGTGGGGCGCGTCACCGCCCTCATCCAGCGGGTGGCGCGCGACCGGACCGTCCTCATGGTCGAGCACAACCTCTCGGTGGTGGCGGACCTGTCCCACGTCATCACGGTGCTGGCGCGCGGGAGCGTCCTCGCCGAGGGGCCCTACGCCGACATCTCCCGCGACCGGCAGGTGCTCGAGGCCTACATCGGCTCGGCCGAGCCGGAGGCGGCGGTCTGATGGCGAGCCCCCTCGCCGCCCCGCCGGTCGAGCTGCTCCGCGTCACGGATCTCCATGCGTTCTACGGTGAGTCGCACATCCTGCACGGGGTGGACTTCAGCGTGAACCAGGGCGAGCTGGTGACGCTGCTCGGCCGCAACGGCTCCGGGCGCACCACCACCCTCAAGGCCATCCTCGGGCTCACCGGCCGCCGCACCGGCTCGGTCATGATGAACGGGCGCGAGACGGTCCACCTGCCGACCCACCAGATCGTGCACCTCGGCATCGGCTACTGCCCGGAGGAGCGCGGCATCTTCTCGTCGCTCAGCGCCGAGGAGAACCTGATGCTCCTGCCCAAGGTGGGGGGCGGCGGGCTCTCCGTGGACGAGCTGTACGCCATGTTCCCGAACCTCCGGGAGCGGCGCCACAGCCAGGGCACGCGCCTCTCCGGCGGCGAGCAGCAGATGCTGGCGGTGGCGCGCATCCTGCGCGTCGGCGCGCGCCTGCTCCTGCTCGACGAGATCACCGAGGGCCTCGCCCCGGTCATCGTCCAGGCGCTCGGACGGGTGGTGCGCCAGCTCAAGGAGCGCGGCTTCACGATGGTGCTCGTGGAGCAGAACTTCCGCTTCGCCGCCCCCCTCGCCGACCGCCACTACGTGGTCGAGCACGGCCGCATCGTCGACATGGTCACCCAGCACGAGCTCGCTTCCAGCATGGAGAAGCTGCACCGCTACCTCGGCGTCTAGTCTCCCCCTCAACCCCGGAGGTCGCATGAAGAAGACCGTCAGCATCGCGCTGCTCCTCGCGCTGGCCGCCCCGGCCGGCGTCCTCGCCCAAGGGAAGGGCATCTCGGACGGCGTCGTGAAGCTCGGCGTCCTCACCGACATGACCGGCTACTACTCCGACCTGGCCGGCCCCGGCTCGGTGCTCGCGGCGAAGATGGCCGTGGAGGACTTCGGCGGCAAGGTGGACGGCAAGCCGATCCAGGTCGTCTCGGCCGACCACCAGCTCAAGGCCGACGTCGCCTCGAACACCGCCCGCAAGTGGATCGACGAGCAGCAGGTGGACGCGCTGGTGGACCTCGTCTCCTCCTCCACCGCGCTCGCGGTGATGCCCATCGTGAACGAGAAGAAGCGCATCGCGCTCTTCTCCGGCCCGGGCACCACCGCCATCACCGGCGACAAGTGCAACCCGTACACGGTC
This Anaeromyxobacter diazotrophicus DNA region includes the following protein-coding sequences:
- a CDS encoding ABC transporter ATP-binding protein is translated as MVDDTLLETRHLTKEFAGFVAVNDVSLRVRRGTIHALIGPNGAGKTTVFNLLTRFLPATHGQILYRGEDITHARPAEVARRGLVRSFQISAVFPNLTVLENVRVALQRKLGTSFHFWQSERSLDALDERATELLAQVDLASHRELLAVELPYGRKRALELATTLALEPELLLLDEPTQGMGHEDVGRVTALIQRVARDRTVLMVEHNLSVVADLSHVITVLARGSVLAEGPYADISRDRQVLEAYIGSAEPEAAV
- a CDS encoding ABC transporter ATP-binding protein, with the protein product MASPLAAPPVELLRVTDLHAFYGESHILHGVDFSVNQGELVTLLGRNGSGRTTTLKAILGLTGRRTGSVMMNGRETVHLPTHQIVHLGIGYCPEERGIFSSLSAEENLMLLPKVGGGGLSVDELYAMFPNLRERRHSQGTRLSGGEQQMLAVARILRVGARLLLLDEITEGLAPVIVQALGRVVRQLKERGFTMVLVEQNFRFAAPLADRHYVVEHGRIVDMVTQHELASSMEKLHRYLGV